In the genome of Xanthomonas translucens pv. cerealis, one region contains:
- a CDS encoding Na+/H+ antiporter subunit E yields MRRPWLRRLFPSWPLSVTVTVFWLLMSDSFGLGQLLLGALLGVAVPLFAARLDREFARIGSLRSVPKMLCVVAWDIVRSNVVVALQVLGPESRIHPGFIWVPLDIANIHGIAALTSMITLTPGTVSAALSDDRKYLLVHVLHLDDAETVIRQIKTRYEAPLMEIFP; encoded by the coding sequence ATGCGCCGTCCCTGGTTGCGCCGCCTGTTCCCGTCCTGGCCGCTGAGCGTCACCGTCACCGTGTTCTGGCTGCTGATGAGCGACAGCTTCGGCCTGGGTCAGCTGCTGCTGGGCGCGCTGCTGGGCGTGGCGGTGCCGCTGTTCGCCGCGCGCCTGGACCGCGAGTTCGCGCGCATCGGCTCGCTGCGCTCGGTGCCGAAGATGCTGTGCGTGGTCGCCTGGGACATCGTGCGCTCCAACGTGGTGGTGGCGCTGCAGGTGCTGGGTCCGGAATCGCGGATCCACCCCGGCTTCATCTGGGTGCCGCTGGACATCGCCAACATCCACGGCATCGCCGCGCTGACCAGCATGATCACGCTGACCCCGGGCACGGTGTCGGCGGCGCTGTCGGACGACCGCAAATACCTGTTGGTGCACGTGCTGCACCTGGACGACGCCGAGACCGTGATCCGGCAGATCAAGACGCGCTACGAAGCGCCCCTGATGGAGATCTTCCCATGA
- a CDS encoding K+/H+ antiporter subunit F yields MTGHMFIDGTIAVCMHVVALAMLLALWRLLRGPTVPDRILALDTLSVTAIAELMLFGMYLDSPVYFEAALVIAMLGFGSTVVLSKFVLRRNIVE; encoded by the coding sequence ATGACCGGCCACATGTTCATCGATGGCACCATCGCCGTGTGCATGCACGTGGTGGCATTGGCGATGCTGCTGGCGCTGTGGCGGCTGCTGCGCGGGCCGACCGTGCCCGACCGCATCCTGGCGCTGGACACGCTGTCGGTGACTGCGATCGCCGAGCTGATGCTGTTCGGCATGTACCTGGATTCGCCGGTGTATTTCGAGGCCGCGCTGGTCATCGCCATGCTCGGCTTCGGCAGCACCGTGGTGCTGAGCAAGTTCGTCTTGCGCCGGAACATCGTCGAATGA
- a CDS encoding Na+/H+ antiporter subunit G, which yields MIALLQVGLSLLLIVGCGFILLGALGLVKLSDFFKRLHAPTKASTLGVGCVLLASVGYHLFLGQDPQPRELLITAFLFITAPISAHMMAKAALSLMMEQRPQVPNSGDHADKEGLPPPAQPDDER from the coding sequence ATGATCGCGCTGCTGCAGGTCGGGCTGTCGCTGCTGCTGATCGTCGGTTGCGGCTTCATCCTGCTCGGCGCGCTGGGGCTGGTGAAGCTGTCGGACTTCTTCAAGCGCCTGCATGCGCCGACCAAGGCCAGCACCCTGGGCGTGGGCTGCGTGCTGCTGGCCTCGGTCGGCTATCACCTGTTCCTGGGCCAGGACCCGCAGCCGCGCGAACTGCTGATCACCGCCTTCCTGTTCATCACCGCGCCGATCAGCGCGCATATGATGGCCAAGGCGGCGCTGTCGCTGATGATGGAGCAGCGGCCGCAGGTGCCCAACAGCGGCGACCATGCCGACAAGGAAGGCTTGCCGCCGCCGGCGCAGCCGGACGACGAGCGCTAG